tcatatcactcTCTCTTTGGCCGCCATAGTTGTCCGTGTTTCAGATACAATAATGGTtgcaataacaacaacaacaacaaaattctACCATGCACGGGGGAGGGGTTGGGGTgtggggggggtgggggggcgAATGCAGAAAATCTTTACATGATTTTGCAGTATTCATTGGTTTTGAGTAATTTCTAATGGCCGTGGTGTGCGTAGGTGGAGATCAAAATGATCATAAGAGTAAGGAAATGGCACAGGTTCAAGTGCGAGGACTCCATGCTGACGAAGGGGATTTTAGTCTGCTAGGAAGTGGACAATCCACAGGGCCTTACGATAAGCCTCTTCCATGCTTTGGATGTGGCATTGGCTGGTTCTCGTGAGTTTCCTTTTtacattgaaaatgaaaaaaagtcaTGGCAACTGTCTGTCCTTCCCAACAAACaggaaatataattttttttttttttaatcaatctaaATGCGTCTGTCTGTGTCAGATTTCTTCTGGGATTTGTGTTTCCACCACTCTGGTATTATGCTATGGTGCTTTACTTGGGAAAATATTATCTTAAAGACCCCAGGGAACGACCTGGCCTTGCTGCATCTGCAATTGCTGTAAGTATGCAATGCAAATCATATAAACAAAAACACAGACACAACACCACCGGATCTATGTATGTTGTCTTCCAAATTCTATGTTGCAGattataaccttttttttactTTGCTCTTCAAAATCTCGCAGGCATTATTTTGTTCGGTCATTGTCGTGATTTCCCTGATTGCTGTTTTCTGTTAGCATAACGAATGCGCATCCCTGGAagttagttgtttttttttttgggccttGCAAAAGTAGGAAATGTGTCTTAAACACTGATTTTGGATGCAACTCATGTAATTATACAGAATGCGCAAGtgttgtataatctttttgaaaaaaataaataaatatgagacatacataaaaaaaaattaaatttttaatagtagactctactctttttcaaagtgattacacgaCGTTTCcgcactctacgactgtatggAAATTGTTCATGTAATTGGCTCTTAGAATAATGTGAGCCCATCTCAAGTTAATTAttgtttccttctttttttcttatatatgatGTTAGATTCATTCTTTAATGGAATaatgaagaagaaaactttTGGTCAATCGGCATAACTTCAAGCAAATgtacttaataataataaataaataaattcaaagcAAGTGCATTACTATAAGAGTAATTATTCCTGCCAAACAGCAGAATTTcaacaaagataaaaactaGAGAGGTGGATATGAACATAATCACCACTGAAATCAGCCAAattccctctccttttctttaaCAGAAAACAGTCAAATAacggaaaagaagaaaacaacgtTAAAAGTCCAGGTGAATGCTATGGATACAGCACTCTAGGAAACAACGCTTTGAACAATGTACAAGTTCTTTGAACGCTCCTTCAAAACACAACCTTGTGAGCCTTCTCATCTATGGTCTCCTTTGTTAATGGCATTTCCATGGCATTTGAAATCTTAAGTTCCTCCAGCTGTGACAAAAGTGAGAATTTGGCGACTTGTATTATACCTCTGATAAGGCTAAAAAAATGACATTGTATAGTTGAAAATAAGAAACAGTAGACAGCAAGAAAGACTGTCATGAGGCCAAAGTTCTTTTTTTAACtcgtaaataaaattttattgattataagAGATAAGAGCGAGCCCAATTATAGGGTTATATACAAAAGCATCGCCTATATGTGCTAGTTTAGtgcaagaaattcatgaaaattcaTGCAattaatcaattacaatcgaccaatagTGTAAAGTATTGAACAAGAAATTTCTAACACAATGTACAGACATCCTCTCTTGTTTGGCCAAACATGCTTTTTGCAAAATGACTACCATATATTACTTTGCTGGATAAATCAAAGGAACTGCcttgaaataattatagttGAAGAAGGGAAATTGGCAACCACTCaaggaagaaaaaatgaattggcAACTAGCTTTACTTCACCAACCAGGTAGGTACTATTGATCAGTTTTTATTAAAGATGTATTTTTTGACAATTGTTTTGAACACCAGAATTATAGGAATGGTCAAAAGAGAAACACAGGGCAgatacaagagaaacacctatCAAGAAAACGGAAAAAAGTGTAAGAAATCCTAAAACCAAAGTAAGCACACTTCCAAGGATAAAGGGTTCTGAAGATTTAAGGACCACTTTTCTAAATGGGATTAAAATTCAACATCCTAAGTCCATCAATGTCAAAGAAAAGGCAGTTATAGACACAAACCATACTATTTCATATGATATGGTTGGGTAACTTATGATCAATTTGGTCTTCATTTTGTGCCTTCACTAAGTAGGTAGCAGGTACAATATCATGAAGCATGCATCTTGGGAAGAAAGGTGATCTACCAAAGCAAAACCATTCAGCACCTTTCTTTGCTAGAACAGCTTAATCCCACGTGCATATTGCCACTATGAACAGCAATGCCAAATAGTCCAAATCATTTAAGACCTTCTCCATGTTGGGAACTACAACAAATATTGTTGTACAATCTCATCTGATCTTATACAAAGCAAAACTAGCATTGTCAACACAATCTTCAAAACTCTTACAATGTTTACATTAGCAAGAGAAGGATACAAAAGATGTACAAAGCAATCCATAACTTTAATCTTTTTGACATCTATATTGGACATTCTTACAAATCCCACCATTGGTATGAAACTCAAGTCATTATTGCAAAAGTTTAGTGAAAGAAGCCTCATACTTGATTAAATGATTGAGTACTTCCACTTGTAATGGTTATAAAAGACATCCTtaaaaccagaaaaaataaaatgatgcaaACCTAAAATGAAAGTATACCTCTCTGTCATAGTATTAATCAAGGATTTAGGCACAAATGTTGATCAACATTCAGAAAAATTGCTTATAGGGGGTGAATCAcgatctttctttcttttttttttttttttttataatgcgAAAACCAACACTGGAAGAGCAGTcctaatgtttttttatttctaaggagctgaagagaaaaataattataataaagtaaGTTTTAAACAAAGTAATGTTTTATTGAGATTCTGAGTAAGTTCTCTTCTATTGTATATCACTTAAGCAGTTCAATTTCAAATGCCTTAATACTAAAGGCCAGGTAAGTGGCAGATACAACCCCATATCAACCAATAAACTCTTTTGGGCACATCCGAACATGTCAAAAAGGCCTCGAATGACTTACATGACTTACAATAATTCCAGCAACATGACTTACATGTGGCTGACATGTGTAAGAGATATAATAGCAGGAAAAATTGGTAGCCGGGCAATGCCACATTGGTATTCTGTTCATTGGTATTCTTCTcacacaaataatattaaaaagggATCCAGATTTGCACTAAAAACTCCCATAAACTCATAATTCTAATTAGTAGTTTTTCTGTTCAGAAGTTCTTATTAAAAGTTTCATAACTGCATTTTTATCATCCCCCACATTTGTTATGTTCACTAGTCTTCACATTAGTTACCAAAAGGTTGTTTATTTGGGTTTCAGCTATAGGTCCTTAACAGGCTAATTCTTCATGATTTCTACTATCTTTTAATGTTCCTAGTTAGACATTTCTCTTGTCTACATTTGGTGTGCTTGGGCTAAGGCTTGgaagtatttaataaaattttttattacctCTCAAAAAAAGTTATCAAAAGTTTAGTCACctatagagaaataatttataagtatcCAAACATGAGGAATCAATCCTATATTGATCTCCTTAGCCACTGATATATAAGTGCATTATTCGCAACCATAAACCCACCTCTTTGCAGGTTTCTTGGTGTTCTGCTAAAAGCTCATCGTATCTTATTTGCAAATTTGACATTTCAGCTTGTAGCTTTTCATATTCTGACACTGATGGACCACCTAATTTTTGTTGGATGAATCTGCCAAAAGAAATATGCAAGATATTATATCTCAAAGGCTTGTAAACACATGCAGCGACACGTATATGCAATTTTCTAGGAACATTGAGATGGAGTCAGCATCAGTGAAAGCAGTAGGCGCAATTAAGTGCAATTGGACAATGGAAAACTCCAAAGAccaatttttaaatgaataattgTAGGTGGcctttatttcattattttaatggCATACAAACAGGCCCTTAGAGGTTGCCTAATTCTTGATAATGCTATAAAACACTATCCTTCTTTTCACTTATGGGACAGATAAACTGATCAAGCATTTACTTTGCATTGGGAAATTTTATATCTTTGCATGTATGGTAAACCTGTTTCTGCTCAATGGCGAATTTAAAAGTCAGTTAATGTCAGTTTTTATAAAGTATAACATGCAGCATTAGATTGTATATAGCAATAAGATTTGACGATCTTTGCTAGTACCCATATTTCTATATCTTCCACGCCTTTGAGAATACTTCCATCGAATGTAATGTAAGCCCTATGGTTTGCACAAGAAGCAAATACGCCCAATGGTTTGAAAAGGGAATTAATTATTCTTCCAATTCTAAAATTTGTCAAAGTGAAGAGCTCTTTAACTAATCCGAACAAAGATACAGAAGAACTTTACATAGCCCATCCTTTTGCCAAAGTACATACACGCACGCAcagaaatttgaaatcaaatctcTTGGTTTCAACGAATGCATTTGCTTAAAAAATGAACTTACTCAAGGGCAGAGGAAGGTTTGTCATTCTGCTCATACAATGAAACCAGAACTGAAAAGAAGACAGCCAGGAAAAAAAAGGTTAATAAAGTGATCAAAGCcagacatgaaaaataaaatatacaactCAACTAAAAATTCTGATCTAAAGAGAGCAGAAAAAACCTTTAGTTAGAGCATCAAGAACCCCACTTGACTCCAAATATTTCCTGAATGCTTCTTTCTTTACCTCTTTTTCCTATATATGTCAAGAGTAAATATTCAGGATCTAAATGCAAaacccattatatatatatatattcccagTCATACCTCCTTGTTTCGCATCATGATCTTCTTCCTCGGGTCTCAAATAGTGAATGGATCTCTTGAACGGGTTCTTTTTGGGGGAGGGGGTGGGGAAACTGAAATTTCTTTATCTGGGTTTCGGGTTTACGCTTTTGTTTTGACAGGCATAGCGGAACTGCTCCAAGCTGGACTCGTtgctttatattttatcaatttctcctaatttgaaaaaaaatccaaataaaatttatgaaatatgttgaatTGCCTTTCCCAACTAACAAATAATAACTTACGAAAAAGGATTAAATAATGTTTGAGAGTTGCATCTGGTTTGAAAGGGGCAGAAAAAGGCACAGGAAAGTAGAGGCCTAAAGTGGAACACAAAGTTAAATGGTAATACCTTCcgaagaaattattattaatgcaaagttttttttttttttgaatcaattAATGCAAAGTTGAAATAGGTATTAGCatctagaaaaattttattcataagcttcacacaccatatatcattctttttatttatttatttatttctcttatcaaatatgtgatatatggatgatgagtaaaaaaattcaattattttaaaaagaataaaattaaaaaaaaaatgtgtggtgtgtgatatGTGAGGcttataaatagcaaaactATCTCCCTCCCTGCTAATGTggtctcattctcaagcaacaTGAGAATAGGCTTTTGTAATTGATTAGAGGGGAGGAGGGAATCTAgtctttatatatagaaaactaATGAAATTCTCTCATTTAAGACTAATGATTTGTTTTTGTAGAAGCTTCCTATACATAGAGCTTCATATGAATAGAGTATTAGAGATGTTAAATCATCacctttttcaaaaaaaaaaaaaaaaggaaagaaaagaattgcCTGCAAATTGCATAATGTAACATGTATAGTAAACCATAACATTTGATGTGCATTCACGTAAATAAACAAGAACATGGCCAATGCCACAATCACCAAGTTGATAAcctactctattttttttttttttttatgggtagcCAATAACatacttttttgtttattatcattttgttaaataCATATGAGTCTGGTATGTTGTATGGATGGAAGTATGTATTAAGGAGCTGTGAGAACGAGTTTTGAATGTTGGACCTGGACACTTTGTGTCTAGCAATTAGCAAGCCTCCAGGTGGTGTCTAATTTGTGTCTGATTACTAATAAGCCTGCTCGTGAATGATTATGATGCTATGTGAGCATATTGATTCTGACTCCTCACTGCTTCTATTgctatattttgtaatttgaaaataaaaaccgGAGTGAACAAattcaatcattttcattttgccTCAAGAAACTTGGCACCCCGAAGACTTTTTTCTATAAGTGGAGGATGAtggttaaaaacttaaaacgaAGATGAAATAGAAAGggattttaaaaatcaaataccaTGACTAATGCAAGTGTTCGGCTTTAAATGACCAGAACCAGCACTCCCTAACACGGATTATGCAAAAGGAAACCAATGTTGAGACTGATGAATAAGATTGTGTCAAGCAGCGTGGAATGAATTATGAAACAGAGAGACTCAATGGTATAGATAAAGTCACAAAGTAGCCAGGCACTCATCAGCGTGCCATccatcaaatattcaaattaatgaCCACATCTGCGTAGGCTAATCCTCCCACTTTAAGCTATACTTCCAGCATGCATTAGTTCCATGATAGTTAATTAGTAATGAATGATGGCACATTGCATGTCTTACACATctcttacatattttatcaaacccattgcatgcatacaacacaacttacaaacacattacacattttatcaaacacatttctTTACTACAATACAacttcacaagaatcacaacaatTAATCCCAAAACAAACTAATTTCAGGCAACCCAAcaacatggaaaaaaagaatacataaaatttaattccTTGATTTAATTTTAGGACTCAGAATCAGGTACTCTTACCAGTTACAAGAGGCTGAAGCTGAACAGAGACTGAAGCTTGGAATCTTGTTGCGCACTACGGAGGCACAAAGAGCAATTGCAGGCCGGTAGCAACAAAGAGGGAACGAGGCAGCGAGACACAGAGATTCGAGAGGTTcagagaagggagaagggaaggggaaggggtCCAGCGTTTTAAATCCagatgtaaaacgacgtcgttttacatctggattttttaaaaaaattggagtcGGAATTGGAGTAGCTCCGAATTAGATGACATAGTCGAAATCGGAGTTCAGAGTGGACTAATATGAGGTACtttgttcaatttttaaaatttttttatgacataaccatgCAGATATCTAGATCCAAATATACAACTACGAACTTGTACTTCAATGAGCTCTtggagcttcacttccacttgCAAAGTAGTTGTGCTAACTATAGAgaattgttatctgctatgacTATGAGGATGaagaccaaatatgataaatattggagaaatattgagaagataaatagattactaTTTGTGGCTATGATCCTTGACTCTCGAtataagttggccgttctagaattttgggtaaattccatCCTTGGAGCAGTGAAGGCTGCAAAGTTTATTAGAgtgctaaaaagtgatattaATGACCTATATAGTCACTACGGCAATAGTTGTCAACCTCCATCCGCagctggtagctcctcacattcgaggccgatgGGGTCGACAACTTCCTTAGATGATACTAACTCATCCATAAGGGTTACATGCCATCGTATTATGCACCAGTGTCATCAACTCATtgcaacaaggaatattatgcagtgtacatctgaggttgaacgatattttatggaagctgtcgaggcacctagtgctGTATTTCAGAACACTCATACTTACTAATTTGTTAGTTAAATTATACAAtggaatttaactaattaactaaatattttgtttgggCTTGTGTCAGTAATTTTCTGTGGaactttctttgaagaaatttAACACAAATAATTAGTTACTTGCAGAAttatttgtgttaaaatttCTTCAATGGCTTACCCCCAGCACGTGTGTTAAATTTCTAACAGAAGAACACTTACTGAGGGCAGTGAGTGTATAAGAATTTAATTGTAATGAAGGAGTTGTGAGTGTCAAATGGAGTTTGCTTTTAGAGGCGTGGAGCACAGGCTTGAATTGGAGAATTCTGGGTTCATCAAAACTTGGATttctattttagatttgaataatgctactatgcCGCCTCATTTTGaccactcatatattttttttaatttactgattaaggaagtgactattagtatattggtgtattttttattttttaaaatatttaaatatgttaaaaaatgtaaagaaaaaaagaagaaaaaaataaaaagtaaaatttgtaCTAGTGGGCATGTTCAGCGATCAAAGCTGGGTAGCACACTAGCACTACCCTTTAGATTTGCATAGATTAGGATCTCGtgtgattgggttttgattTTCATATTGCTGTTAAGATGTGCATTGATTTTCATCTTGTCATTCGAATTTCTTGGTTGAAACTCACAGATAAGGGGGATATTTTTCATACCTTTGTTTGGGAATGATTTAGTGGTTCTCCTAATTTTTAAAAGGAGTACATGAAATTGAGCTCTCAGCATTTGATTGGATGGTGtcaaactaaattttaaagCATCTCCTAACTAAAGATGGACTTATATTGTataagttgtaatgattaatttgaaaaaattgtaatgattaatttgaaaattttgtatttgaattatgtttgaaaatgagatgtgatgagataagatgagatgagaattttgagatgaaatctATTTTCAAACAAGCCTTGATAGACCTAAGTGAGTTGATAAACCGCATACAAGGCGCAAGAAAAACAACCGTCAAGTAGATCCTAGGAGATCCTAACACTTATGGATCAAATCTATGAAAACTGGACCAActtgtataatataaaattatagaccaaaaataaaacttatgcaCGTAGGTGATCATCTTCTCCATTCTAGGGGTACCGTAGCACCCATGCAGTGTGTGAGGACTGTACAGTTTCAAAGGAAGGAACTCCCCTACACAAAGGTAAACGCAGCCGAGAAGAAGGTAGTTAGTTGAACAACGTGTAGCCGAAAGCATTGTAGGGCGAGCAACACATTATAGTGAGCAAATTTACAGGACAAGAAATGCATGTGAGCAAGTCGAACGCCACTTTGGATGACCAAGGGAAAAGCTTTATATATCAAGCGATCAAAAGGCGTGCTAGCGATAAGTAAAGCGGCCAAATGCCACATGGGCGATATTCAATTTATACTTCTTAGTCTCTGTGGGTATGTTTATGATATTCATTTTCTACTTCACCTAAACTACTTATGTGGCTATGTTTATGATATTCATTTTCTACTTCCTAGGattgtttggatacaagaagtctttcaactcatttcatctcatctaatctaattattataactttctcaaacttctacacaaaatacaacaaacaattcaaaattttcaaataccaaaacaaaaataataaaaaataataatattataacaatattttattcaactttcaacttttatctcatctcaactcacaatcCAAACCTCCCTTAGTCTTTTTCTCTCATGAAAGTGCATATTTGTCTCGTTATGTTTACTGACTACTTTGATGATGTGATTTCAAAGTATTTAATGTATCGGTTTCAAGGAGTtctaagtgtgtgtgtgtgtatcacgaaTCCAAGCTATGATGGAAAATTATCTTAGTAGAGCttctctggttactcgggaacGCTTAAAAATTGAGTAACGTCCCTGGGTTGTCGCTTGGCAACAACGAGATTGGGCGATGTGTGGACCATGTTGAGTCGAGGGAAGGAATCTCCTCATGTAGGCAAAACATTAGCAGAAATGAGGCAGTTAAGCAAGCAACATGCAATCAAAAAAGAAGTAAGGTGAGCAGGATGTTGTAGAGAGCTTGGCAAATGCGGACAGTAGAAGGTGACTAAAGAAGGTTCACCCTACACCCATCGAGCAAAGGATGTGCTAACCATACAAAAGGCAAGCTTGTTGTGAAGGAGGAGAGCACTCCGAGATAACCTGGAGGAGCTTAGAAGGCAGCAGGTGATGTACCCAAAGCCTATGCGCCATCACAAAAGTCACAATAGGAGCACGCTTGGGGAAGAGGTTACAGATTTGTAGCCTATATCGTCTAACCTTAGAAGTAAGGCCTAATGCCACATGGGCAACTCTCATAAGGAGAATGACTACAAGCTTAGTCTCAAGGCAAGTAGTAGAGATGTGTGCGCCTTGTCCTATGAGTCCACTCGGTCTCTACCGTTCTTCAATCCAGAGGACACATGGACGACCGAGATTCAAGATTGCCTTTTTAGTCAATTAGAGGTTAGGATCCGTCAGGACTGTAACTGACAGTTCTGCAGTATAAAAGGCATTGGACAATAGTCAacatctcacttttgagatttgaaagtatttatcttttctctcttctacTATTTGAAGACTTCGACAAAGCAAAGAGCTTAGAGTTTTCATCCACAAGGAGGCCGACGATCCCAACATGACCATTAACATTTAGTTGCTGTCTAGGTAGGTTCACTCCTACGATGATACTAGAAATGT
This genomic interval from Juglans microcarpa x Juglans regia isolate MS1-56 chromosome 4D, Jm3101_v1.0, whole genome shotgun sequence contains the following:
- the LOC121261606 gene encoding c-Myc-binding protein homolog — its product is MMRNKEEKEVKKEAFRKYLESSGVLDALTKVLVSLYEQNDKPSSALEFIQQKLGGPSVSEYEKLQAEMSNLQIRYDELLAEHQETCKELEELKISNAMEMPLTKETIDEKAHKVVF
- the LOC121260150 gene encoding 60S ribosomal protein L18a-like protein, which gives rise to MAQVQVRGLHADEGDFSLLGSGQSTGPYDKPLPCFGCGIGWFSFLLGFVFPPLWYYAMVLYLGKYYLKDPRERPGLAASAIAALFCSVIVVISLIAVFC